Proteins found in one Arachis stenosperma cultivar V10309 chromosome 8, arast.V10309.gnm1.PFL2, whole genome shotgun sequence genomic segment:
- the LOC130946487 gene encoding uncharacterized protein LOC130946487 isoform X1, whose protein sequence is MESPHSRLSMLISSRPTTPPDSPPPPPHTAPVSVPFKWEEAPGKPRQPCHVDTIEKDSSRSLELPPRLLFLEYSNSNMDVPSPTTVLAGPYVGRAMSFTTSYRTPRDTHNSFSTFGSARFPTSTNIPHHHPEGTFDFFPPHHNKKVKFPRRYLSLSNNHSNTNSHFWASIYESFKQMVPWKRKQEKQRKRAY, encoded by the exons ATGGAGTCACCACACTCAAGGTTGTCCATGCTCATCTCCTCCCGCCCAACCACACCGCCGGACTCTCCCCCTCCTCCGCCGCACACGGCGCCAGTGTCCGTGCCTTTCAAGTGGGAGGAAGCACCCGGTAAGCCTAGGCAGCCTTGCCACGTGGACACTATCGAAAAGGATAGCAGCAGATCGTTGGAGCTTCCTCCGAGGTTGTTGTTTTTAGAGTACTCCAACTCCAACATGGACGTGCCTTCTCCCACCACCGTCTTGGCTGGGCCTTACGTGGGCCGGGCCATGTCCTTCACCACTTCCTACAGAACTCCCCGCGACACTCACAATTCTTTTTCCACTTTTGGGTCTGCAAGGTTTCCCACTTCCACCAACATCCCCCACCATCATCCCGAGGGCACTTTCGACTTTTTCCCTCCTCATCATAATAAGAAGGTTAAGTTCCCACGCCGCTACTTGAGCCTCTCTAACAACCACTCCAACACAAACTCACATTTTTGG GCAAGCATTTATGAAAGCTTTAAGCAAATGGTCCCATGGAAACGCaagcaagaaaaacaaagaaaacgaGCTTATTAA
- the LOC130946487 gene encoding uncharacterized protein At4g00950-like isoform X2, protein MESPHSRLSMLISSRPTTPPDSPPPPPHTAPVSVPFKWEEAPGKPRQPCHVDTIEKDSSRSLELPPRLLFLEYSNSNMDVPSPTTVLAGPYVGRAMSFTTSYRTPRDTHNSFSTFGSARFPTSTNIPHHHPEGTFDFFPPHHNKKASIYESFKQMVPWKRKQEKQRKRAY, encoded by the exons ATGGAGTCACCACACTCAAGGTTGTCCATGCTCATCTCCTCCCGCCCAACCACACCGCCGGACTCTCCCCCTCCTCCGCCGCACACGGCGCCAGTGTCCGTGCCTTTCAAGTGGGAGGAAGCACCCGGTAAGCCTAGGCAGCCTTGCCACGTGGACACTATCGAAAAGGATAGCAGCAGATCGTTGGAGCTTCCTCCGAGGTTGTTGTTTTTAGAGTACTCCAACTCCAACATGGACGTGCCTTCTCCCACCACCGTCTTGGCTGGGCCTTACGTGGGCCGGGCCATGTCCTTCACCACTTCCTACAGAACTCCCCGCGACACTCACAATTCTTTTTCCACTTTTGGGTCTGCAAGGTTTCCCACTTCCACCAACATCCCCCACCATCATCCCGAGGGCACTTTCGACTTTTTCCCTCCTCATCATAATAAGAAG GCAAGCATTTATGAAAGCTTTAAGCAAATGGTCCCATGGAAACGCaagcaagaaaaacaaagaaaacgaGCTTATTAA